From one Toxorhynchites rutilus septentrionalis strain SRP unplaced genomic scaffold, ASM2978413v1 HiC_scaffold_258, whole genome shotgun sequence genomic stretch:
- the LOC129781877 gene encoding uncharacterized protein LOC129781877 — protein MLKIKVLSMLLMAGAVMAEPVGYAYSVPSFTSGGGIGGGIGGGSGFGGGADFGGSSGGGGGSGGVTTIILATGGGSGGGVGGGSGFSGGLGGGFGGGSSGGYVASTSAGSSGGFGGSFGGGSGFGGGVSGGSGFGGGANGGAQVIDVGRVIVLSAGGSGAGVGGGIGGGIGGGAGFGGGSSGGFSSYAAAAPKYTAPSSVYGPPQH, from the exons ATGTTGAAGATCAAAGTG CTTTCCATGCTGCTTATGGCAGGAGCCGTAATGGCCGAACCCGTTGGATATGCCTACTCTGTCCCATCGTTCACCTCGGGTGGTGGCATCGGTGGTGGAATTGGCGGTGGATCTGGTTTCGGGGGAGGTGCTGATTTCGGAGGCAGCTCTGGCGGCGGTGGTGGTAGCGGTGGAGTAACTACTATCATCCTTGCAACCGGTGGTGGTTCCGGCGGTGGAGTTGGCGGAGGCTCTGGATTCAGCGGAGGACTCGGTGGTGGATTCGGTGGTGGCTCGAGCGGAGGATACGTTGCATCCACTAGCGCTGGTTCCAGCGGTGGATTCGGTGGAAGCTTCGGTGGTGGATCCGGATTCGGCGGTGGAGTCAGTGGTGGATCCGGTTTCGGAGGCGGTGCCAACGGTGGTGCTCAGGTTATCGATGTTGGACGAGTGATCGTTCTTTCTGCTGGCGGATCCGGAGCTGGAGTCGGTGGAGGCATTGGCGGTGGAATCGGTGGCGGTGCTGGTTTTGGCGGCGGTTCGTCCGGAGGTTTCTCGAGCTACGCCGCGGCTGCACCAAAGTACACCGCACCTTCCTCAGTGTACGGCCCACCCcaacattaa